A single window of Vidua chalybeata isolate OUT-0048 chromosome 7, bVidCha1 merged haplotype, whole genome shotgun sequence DNA harbors:
- the C7H21orf58 gene encoding uncharacterized protein C21orf58 homolog isoform X1, with the protein MFIGSKEIMADPSVVDHLTRLKLKLLEKRLENEQENLEKMDLSLPAARNRPQDMLQSALRQRKDLLQELREQHLLEELSQPPAPDGGPCHDHRAALPQIYQIPFPASQVEPPRIIQQTMPTQPATIIQQLPQPSPLITQIPPAQPFAAPRSGSIKEDMVEMMLMQNAQMHQIMMQNMMLKALPPTLLTQLGGVSSAPLQHTQQDLQLAAPLAVRAERPKAPVVHHHHHYPPTGVFPVPPRSFLPTPTEQHWTGSSAQPMWPTY; encoded by the exons ATGTTCATTGGTTCTAAG GAGATAATGGCAGATCCTTCAGTGGTGGATCACCTGACACGACTGAAACTCAAACTCCTGGAAAAG AGACTAGAAAATGAACAGGAGAACCTAGAGAAGATGGACTTGTCTCTCCCAGCTGCAA GGAACAGACCTCAGGACATGCTCCAAAGTGCCCTGAGGCAAAGGAAAGATCTGCTGCAGGAGCTTAGG gagcagcaccttcTGGAAGAGCTTTCACAGCCACCTGCACCAGATGGGGGACCCTGCCATGACCACAGAGCTGCCCTCCCACAAATCTACCAGAtcccttttccagcttcccAAGTGGAGCCACCAAGGATTATCCAGCAGACA ATGCCAACTCAGCCTGCCACCAtcatccagcagctgcctcagccctCCCCTCTGATCACACAGattcccccagcccagccctttGCAGCCCCCCGCTCTGGAAGCATTAAAGAAG aTATGGTGGAGATGATGCTGATGCAGAATGCTCAGATGCACCAGATCATGATGCAGAACATGATGCTGAAGGCTCTGCCACCGACGCTGCTCACACAGCTTGGGGGGGTCAGCTCTGCCCCGCTCCAGCACACGCAGCAG GACCTGCAGCTCGCTGCTCCCCTGGCTGTGAGAGCAGAGAGGCCCAAGGCACCTGTGGtgcaccaccaccaccattACCCTCCCACGGGGGtgttcccagtgccccccaggaGCTTTCTGCCCACgcccacagagcagcactggactggcagctctgcccagccaaT
- the C7H21orf58 gene encoding uncharacterized protein C21orf58 homolog isoform X2: protein MADPSVVDHLTRLKLKLLEKRLENEQENLEKMDLSLPAARNRPQDMLQSALRQRKDLLQELREQHLLEELSQPPAPDGGPCHDHRAALPQIYQIPFPASQVEPPRIIQQTMPTQPATIIQQLPQPSPLITQIPPAQPFAAPRSGSIKEDMVEMMLMQNAQMHQIMMQNMMLKALPPTLLTQLGGVSSAPLQHTQQDLQLAAPLAVRAERPKAPVVHHHHHYPPTGVFPVPPRSFLPTPTEQHWTGSSAQPMWPTY from the exons ATGGCAGATCCTTCAGTGGTGGATCACCTGACACGACTGAAACTCAAACTCCTGGAAAAG AGACTAGAAAATGAACAGGAGAACCTAGAGAAGATGGACTTGTCTCTCCCAGCTGCAA GGAACAGACCTCAGGACATGCTCCAAAGTGCCCTGAGGCAAAGGAAAGATCTGCTGCAGGAGCTTAGG gagcagcaccttcTGGAAGAGCTTTCACAGCCACCTGCACCAGATGGGGGACCCTGCCATGACCACAGAGCTGCCCTCCCACAAATCTACCAGAtcccttttccagcttcccAAGTGGAGCCACCAAGGATTATCCAGCAGACA ATGCCAACTCAGCCTGCCACCAtcatccagcagctgcctcagccctCCCCTCTGATCACACAGattcccccagcccagccctttGCAGCCCCCCGCTCTGGAAGCATTAAAGAAG aTATGGTGGAGATGATGCTGATGCAGAATGCTCAGATGCACCAGATCATGATGCAGAACATGATGCTGAAGGCTCTGCCACCGACGCTGCTCACACAGCTTGGGGGGGTCAGCTCTGCCCCGCTCCAGCACACGCAGCAG GACCTGCAGCTCGCTGCTCCCCTGGCTGTGAGAGCAGAGAGGCCCAAGGCACCTGTGGtgcaccaccaccaccattACCCTCCCACGGGGGtgttcccagtgccccccaggaGCTTTCTGCCCACgcccacagagcagcactggactggcagctctgcccagccaaT
- the C7H21orf58 gene encoding uncharacterized protein C21orf58 homolog isoform X3, which produces METLPLPGNRPQDMLQSALRQRKDLLQELREQHLLEELSQPPAPDGGPCHDHRAALPQIYQIPFPASQVEPPRIIQQTMPTQPATIIQQLPQPSPLITQIPPAQPFAAPRSGSIKEDMVEMMLMQNAQMHQIMMQNMMLKALPPTLLTQLGGVSSAPLQHTQQDLQLAAPLAVRAERPKAPVVHHHHHYPPTGVFPVPPRSFLPTPTEQHWTGSSAQPMWPTY; this is translated from the exons ATGGAGACTCTTCCTCTTCCAGGGAACAGACCTCAGGACATGCTCCAAAGTGCCCTGAGGCAAAGGAAAGATCTGCTGCAGGAGCTTAGG gagcagcaccttcTGGAAGAGCTTTCACAGCCACCTGCACCAGATGGGGGACCCTGCCATGACCACAGAGCTGCCCTCCCACAAATCTACCAGAtcccttttccagcttcccAAGTGGAGCCACCAAGGATTATCCAGCAGACA ATGCCAACTCAGCCTGCCACCAtcatccagcagctgcctcagccctCCCCTCTGATCACACAGattcccccagcccagccctttGCAGCCCCCCGCTCTGGAAGCATTAAAGAAG aTATGGTGGAGATGATGCTGATGCAGAATGCTCAGATGCACCAGATCATGATGCAGAACATGATGCTGAAGGCTCTGCCACCGACGCTGCTCACACAGCTTGGGGGGGTCAGCTCTGCCCCGCTCCAGCACACGCAGCAG GACCTGCAGCTCGCTGCTCCCCTGGCTGTGAGAGCAGAGAGGCCCAAGGCACCTGTGGtgcaccaccaccaccattACCCTCCCACGGGGGtgttcccagtgccccccaggaGCTTTCTGCCCACgcccacagagcagcactggactggcagctctgcccagccaaT